A region from the Lolium perenne isolate Kyuss_39 chromosome 4, Kyuss_2.0, whole genome shotgun sequence genome encodes:
- the LOC127347578 gene encoding zinc finger A20 and AN1 domain-containing stress-associated protein 6-like — MSGAALCANSCGFFGSPTTDNLCSMCYKRQQKLEAMAFDETVMSGLAPLKLTTDTGGQEQTREETSLCPNACGFFGSTATGNLCSKCYSSCKQRRDAVAFDEAVMSGLAPLKLRKAQLYTGGEEETTPEETKNRCVECRKKLGLLGFTCRCGGTYCGRHRHDGGHECWFDYKAAGRKQIASQNPLVVAPKVTRI; from the coding sequence ATGAGCGGCGCGGCACTATGCGCGAACAGCTGCGGCTTCTTCGGCAGTCCAACGACCGACAACCTCTGCTCCATGTGCTACAAGCGGCAGCAGAAGCTCGAAGCCATGGCCTTCGATGAAACCGTCATGTCCGGGCTCGCGCCGCTGAAGCTGACAACAGACACCGGAGGCCAGGAGCAGACGCGCGAGGAAACGAGCCTGTGCCCCAACGCCTGTGGCTTTTTCGGCAGCACGGCGACCGGCAACCTCTGCTCCAAGTGCTATAGCAGCTGCAAGCAGCGCCGCGATGCGGTGGCCTTCGATGAAGCTGTCATGTCCGGCCTCGCGCCGCTCAAGTTGAGGAAGGCGCAGCTTTATACCGGAGGTGAGGAGGAGACGACGCCCGAGGAAACCAAGAACCGGTGCGTGGAGTGCCGGAAGAAGCTGGGGCTGCTAGGCTTCACGTGCCGCTGCGGTGGCACATACTGCGGCAGGCACCGCCATGACGGCGGCCACGAGTGCTGGTTCGACTACAAAGCGGCCGGCCGGAAGCAAATCGCGTCCCAGAACCCGCTTGTCGTGGCGCCCAAGGTCACGAGGATTTGA